GGGTCCGGGCGACCTGGGTGCCGGTGGCCTTGGCGACCAGCGGCGGCTGGATCTCGGTGTTCCGGGTGAGGCGGTTGACCACCGTCGTGGTGTCCTCCGCCTTACGGATCTGCAGCCGGTCCCACAGTCGGACCTGCCGCTTGGCGGCCCGTACGGCCACCACGTCCGGAGTGGTCACCAGCAGGGCCAGATCGGCGAGTTCGACGGCCGCGGCGTTGGCGGACTGCATCTGGGAGCCGCAGTCGACCAGCACCACTTCGTAGCGGGAGCGCAGCGCGCCGATGATCTGGCGGGCCGCCCGGTCGTCGACCTCCTCACCGCGTTCGCCCTCCTCGGGCGCCAGCAGCAGCCCGAGGCCCGTGTGGTGGTCGTGCACGGCGTCCTGGAGGACCCGTACGGAGATGTCGTGAATGCCCGCCAGATCGACCACCGAGCGGCGGAACTGGACGTCCAGATAGGAGGCCACGTCACCGGACTGCAGATCCAGGTCCACCAGCGCGACACTGCGGCCCGCGGCCCGCGCCGCCAGCGCCAGTTGTACGGCGGTGACGGTGGTGCCGACGCCGCCCTTGGCGCCCGTCACCGTCACCAGCGTGCCGGCCGGCCCGGGCACCGCCTCCGGGCTCCCCCCTAGGTGGACCCGTACGCCCGCCGACCACTGGGCGGCGGCCTGCACCCGGGCGGCCAGCTCGTCGTAGCCGAGCGGCATCCCGACGATGCCGCGGGCACCGGCGTCCATCGCCGCGGAGAACAGCGCGGGCCCGGCGTCCGTGGTGATCAGGACGACGCCGACGGCCGGGAAGCGCAGGGCCACCTCACGGATCAGCTCCAGCGCCGGCGTCGGACCGATCCGCTCATGGACGAGCACGACCTCGGGCAGCGCCTCCACGGCGGACGGCTGGCCCGCGGCGGGCGGGGCACCCGCGGCCGGAGCGCCGGCCCCCTGGGCGGCGGCGCCGGCCAGCGCGTGGAGCAGCGCGGCGGAGTCGGCGACCGCGGGAGCGGGTTCGGCGTCCGGCAGCTGGTGGAGCAGCGAGGACACGGCGCGTGCGGCATCGGGGTCGCCGATGGCCGGGAGGATGCGGATGGTCACCTGAGGCTCCGGGTCACTTGTCGCCGTCGAGGGTGTAGCTGCGCTGGCCGGGCGGGATGGCGGTCCCGTCACCGGGGGCGAGCAGGGCGAGCCGTACGTGGGAGGCGAAGGACTCGGCGTACGCGACCCGTTGGGCGTCCTGGGTGTTCAGCGCGAAGGTGATCGGGACGGCCTCACCGGCCTGCCGGCTGTTGGCGGTGGTGTCCCCGGGGTCCTTGGCCTCCAGGGGCGTCAGCTTGCCGACGTCGATGACCTGGGCGCCCGCGACGATGACCTTGGAGACCGGCTTGTCCTCGGGGCGCTTGCCCTCGAAGGTGGCGTAGATGTTCACCCGGGCACCGGGGTTGATCTTGCCGGCCACACCGGTGGCGGCATCGATCATGATGGCGATCTCCTGCTGCCCCGCCTTCAGCGCGGGCCGCTCGACGATCATGTCGTCCTGCAGCAGCGAACCCTTCTTCAGCGGGGTCAC
This genomic stretch from Streptomyces nigrescens harbors:
- a CDS encoding AAA family ATPase, with protein sequence MTIRILPAIGDPDAARAVSSLLHQLPDAEPAPAVADSAALLHALAGAAAQGAGAPAAGAPPAAGQPSAVEALPEVVLVHERIGPTPALELIREVALRFPAVGVVLITTDAGPALFSAAMDAGARGIVGMPLGYDELAARVQAAAQWSAGVRVHLGGSPEAVPGPAGTLVTVTGAKGGVGTTVTAVQLALAARAAGRSVALVDLDLQSGDVASYLDVQFRRSVVDLAGIHDISVRVLQDAVHDHHTGLGLLLAPEEGERGEEVDDRAARQIIGALRSRYEVVLVDCGSQMQSANAAAVELADLALLVTTPDVVAVRAAKRQVRLWDRLQIRKAEDTTTVVNRLTRNTEIQPPLVAKATGTQVARTHVPAAFKELQPCVDAGRMQDLDNRSTVKQALCALAGELGLVDSPAARQGRGSHRARPTLTGRKRKAITPGAAPGSGGVPGQAPGAASGAGPGSGTRFGVRRGPAAAAGGQGPFDPSGEG
- the cpaB gene encoding Flp pilus assembly protein CpaB; the encoded protein is MNSRQRRGVILLLLSVLCAVGAFVGVLSVIKNVESKVGPEKTAYRLKTDVAAYKELDPGQFERVTMPQRWLPPTAVTDLDQVSGRIAVTPLKKGSLLQDDMIVERPALKAGQQEIAIMIDAATGVAGKINPGARVNIYATFEGKRPEDKPVSKVIVAGAQVIDVGKLTPLEAKDPGDTTANSRQAGEAVPITFALNTQDAQRVAYAESFASHVRLALLAPGDGTAIPPGQRSYTLDGDK